AATTCGCAAGCAACTCGACTCATTTTACCATCGTATTGCAATTTAAGTAATTTAGaattataaaattcaaaactatgcagttttggttatttttaaaatatttagttttaGTCGACTCAAAAACTTATTCACAAGCAAAATTACAAACTTATTAAAAAGTTAATTCACGAGTTTAAATgagtcaaatattaataaatttaaacttAGCTTGTTTATTAAATAAGTCTAAACATGAAGCTCGAACTAGGCTCATTTAAAAGATGAACTGAGCCAAGTCGAACTTTTATCGAGCCAAACCTCAAATAGCTCGTAAGCAAATTTTTGTAATCCTATTTTAAAATCTCAGACTTggctaattttaatattaaattatgactcCCTATCAATTAGTGTTAACTTAATGATACAAGAGTTATCTTTAGAGCTATACAATCTTAAATTCGAGTCTTAATTAAAgttgataataaaaaaaattgtttaatatttttaataattcattcaattaaagaattttctattattattttattaaaatcaaaGTATATCTTGTTTTATGATTAACTGCCTTTAGAATGATAAGAACAATTctcatcataaaaaaataaaacaaaatagaatattaaaaaataaaaataagaacccTTAAAAAAATAGCacatatatgtattttttttttttataaaagtacTTCAGTATCCCATATCGATTATGAATAATATGTGAATATAACTTATGTGGATTAATATatctttataaaattattataattttatcaagtAGAGTATGCTATCATTAAATCGTATGTATATATCTATTTgcctttaaaagaaaaaaagaatacGGGAAGGACACGCTCTTTAGTAAAGGCCTTTGTTACCTTTGCAAACTCACGCCCATCCATCCAGATATAGTAGTAAGGTTGGCCCAACTCCTGCTCAATACGGGCAGAGGCAAGATGGCTCTTTTTCAGTGGTCTTGATGATGTCTTTAGAAATCCAATTAGCTTTTACAAGGCCATCTAAGAGCCCAAAATGCTATTATATTTATTTCTTCCTATGTATAATTTTAAAGTTATTGAAATATACCaatcatttaaaataatattttttaaatattaaaaaacacCTTTCATTTTTTAAAACCATCTTGTTAATTCATACTTAATGAACTTAAATTTTGATGCATCTTATggcttttatataaaaaaaaaaacaatataaaTGGAATTTAAGTAAACTATTAGAAATTTCAATTCAagtacaataataataaaaataataataacaagtttatatttaattagaaactcaagcttaaaattaatggttgGAAGATGTTATTaagttaatatataaattttttatttattattatatatattacatTTATGTGATTAATTCGTTAATGGAACATATCTGATATTAGtggaataataaatcattaattcattattatctattaaaaatatttaatgagTTTTAGTTTAATATACAATATTAAAaccattttttaaaattatgattttttttaatataatgaaGTAGAATGAAACATATAGTTTTTAGCATAAggtgaataatttaagaataaatAAATGTAAAGATTTAAATTTGAGATGAATTTATtcactttaaaaataaataaagaatgatTAAACTATCTCTTATtgactaaaaaattataaaatttcacattgaaattcattcaaaattaaaaagataataataaatcGGACAACAATAATAAATTTCCCACAAAGATAAAATAGCTGTATTTTCTTTAGCAATTGTGCCAATTCAAAGTTAAATTGTATAAAGATAGATCACGCCAAGAATAAAAATAGTCATCTTACGCTTGTGAAagataatttacatataaaacaattttgataaaaaatatttttatgataatatttatattatttatttataattttaaattattaaaatatataaaaaatatttttatattttaataaaattattaaaatttacaaaataaaaaataatttaatttttcatttcatcatTCACTCTTTTTTTAGTATACTAaatattaaaaaacaaaaaatatattttttaataaaatattttatataaagtaAACAGAGACTTACATTTGAGAGCATAATAAAATATGAGATATTATTAAGTGTTtttaatacatatatataatttcttacaatcatataaaatttattctttatattataaaaataactcACTTTTTTTCGTGAGTGAGAAAACATTAGTTTTTAATGTTTTCAATCCATCTAATAATTAAccataaaatataaacaaatttTATTACAGTCTTACTCCACGCTTGCAATTACCAAAGCGACTAGTCTTGAGTCTTCttcttattataaaatatttttccatTTCTACCCTCAGTTGCCTACCACAAAATCCAGCAAGTCTTGTCCCTATTCCGCCTTTTACAAGTAATTAATTCAATGAGCTGCCCTCTCTGTGGGGACGCTATGTAGCACGACAGTCTCCACCGTTAGGCCAGGCCCAAACCCGAACAAAACACCCCACTCCAACCCTTCTCCGGTGGTGACCTTTCCTTCCTCCAGAGACTTCTTTCTCATCTCGTCCAGGATAAATAACACACAAGCACTTGACATGTTTCCATACTCGCTCAGAACATGTCTGGTTGCTCTCATTTTTTCAGGTTTTAGATTCAGTTTCTCTTCAACCTGGTCGAGAATAGCTGGACCACCTGGGTGAGCTATCCAAAATATGGAGTTCCAATCGCTGATACCAATTGGACTAAATGCTTCCACCAAGCTTTTCTCTATGTTCTTCGAAATCAACCCTGGAACGTCTTTTAGTAAGTGAAAGGTGAGACCCACTTCACGTAAGTGTCCATCAATAGCGCCGTCAGAGTCAGGAAGGATTGTTTGTGCTGCAGAGACAAGCTGAAATAATGGACGCTCGATGGAAGTATCAGGATCAGACCCAACAATTAAAGCTCCAGCTCCATCACCGAAAAGAGCTTGACCTACTAAGGAATCCAAGTGGGTGTCAGAAGGACCACGGAAAGTGACAGCAGTGATCTCAGAGCACACAACAAGAACTCGAGCACCCTTATTGTTTTCAGCCAAGTCCTTGGCTAGACGGAGGACCGTCCCGCCGGCAAAGCAGCCCTGCTGATACATCATAAATCGCTTGACAGATGGACGGAGACCAAGGAGCTTAGTGAGCTGGTAGTCACAACCAGGCATGTCAACACCAGAAGTTGTGCAGAAAATGAGGTGGGTAATCTTAGATTTGGGTTGGCCCCATTCTTTGATGGCCTTAGTTGCTGCTTCCTTTCCTAACTTTGGAACCTCCACCACGACAATGTCTTGGCGAGCATCAAGAGATGGTTCCCAATAAGCGCACATGTTAGGATTCTCTTTCAAGATTTCTTCATTTAAATGCATGTAACGTTTCTTGATCATGGATTTGTCACCTGTTATCACAAATGAGAAAACCATAATGAAAAATAGACCATActtaatttttcaataatatatatatatatatatatatatatatatatatatatatatatatatatatatatatatatatgccaaaCTATGATTATGACATTAGCAACATATAATAATTAATACTCTAATGGAATTGCCAAATTATATATATTTCCAAGAAAGCTCAGTCTTTCTAGCCTGGAATAATCAAGATTCAAACCAATCAGTCATTTCAAGTGTATCGAATTCGATTCGAGTTTTCAtcagaattaaataaaaaatatataataacatTACTTCCATCAAATATATCTTGATTAATCTTCTCACTTATATACATAAATTCaagaatttttatttgataattaTCATATTGTGTAGTTCAGAGGAGTACTTGCATCGTCAAAacagagataaaaaaaaatggaaaaaaagaGCATTAAAGTTTGTGAAACGATATATATCAAGAAAACATTGCAAGAACTATACAGAATTCAAGAGCAATAAAAGATTTAAGAAGAAAAAATGATCTTACACATGCGCTTGAACTTTTCTTTCAACTCGGTCATGTGCTCACTCTTGGTGATCCTGAAGTAATAATCAGGGTAATCAGCCTGGTTGACACAGTTAGAGGGAGTGGCAGTGCCAATGGCGAGGACGGTGGCAGGACCCTGGGCTCTCTGGGCCTTTCTGATCTCCTCCACTGATGCAACCATTGTCATATAATTTTCAATCACTCGGAAAGAAAGAAGTGAGGAATTTGATCGTGTTGCAGATATGGTAGTATAATATTTTTATGAGAGCTCCTGGTTCTGGTGGGAGAATGGGAGGCTCATGGGCTGATTATATACAGGAAGGTGGTTGGTTAGATGGACGGAGGTTCGATGGCCACGTGAGCCTGGGGTTAGCTGACTAAAGTCTGCACCACATGCATATATTTATCGTTGAATTTTAGGTGGCTTAACTATATgaagaattaaatttaagaaagataaatacaaataattgaaatactaaatataaatataattaataaatttatttatttattataattaattaaaactcaaatttcaaatttaattaatttgctttataagaaaattaattaagttttgatatatatatttttttctcttgaatttctgaatttctttatatacttaactATCACTCTAGTTTTCTAAATTATTGTGGTGTGGTGTTCGGTGTAGACCATGGGAGTAGGCATGGCTGGCTGGTGGCTGCACCACTAGCAAAAACACTGCCTTTTTTGggatggaaaaaaaaaagaggtcaattacttttttaaaatattttttatatagataTATTTGTTTATTTTGATTCTTCAtaagtttaattagtaattttttaataaaattgaaaaattaattaaaaaaattatgcatTAATTCAtccaatttaattataaaatattaatattatatttttaatattttgttataatattttattatattatatattgactcaaaagaatttaattttaaattataaaattgatttttaccaaaaaaaagaattttattatattattttggaaattttttatattttcccaACTATATACATGAGTTGATTCAGTacagaataaattatataataattttgatGCATAAAAAAAATAAGTGTATAATGCATCTTTTATAGAAATATGAATCCTttttataaaatgtgaataattgACATTAAATGAGAAATAATGCAGAAATAATGCATATGCATTAAAtaaattttctcttaaatttattttttaaataattttacccCACTGATATTATTTATTTAGGGATGGTAGCAGGTCGAATTTTTGCTAGTACTTGACTCAACCAAACCATAATATGATATATTTGGATAGTACATAATTGAGTTTAGAACTAGttcgagataaaaaaaaaataatactccGAATTTGGATTTTACATATTGCACATTTGTTATCTAAATCCGTTTgtgtaaatatttaattaaatataaaatataaattttttataatatttacaaattttatatttttattttatataaaatagaatttcaatattttataaaatataagttattaataaaaaataaatttttatatagattattaattaaaatatataaaattaaataaatttgaatttttttgaataataataattggGTTTGATATAAATTcggataatttataataaattttcatcGAATTTGGGACAAATTtgagttttaaaaatattaaccggattcagatttgaatatgatgatTTTCACGGGTATCCTATCCGTTGCTATCCCTACATTTATCCcactaaaattttagatttacatcattaaatttttaattttgcgcTCAAAAAAATGTTGCCCCATTAGTttctttaaatattttattttaatagtattttaaattattgaaattttaaacttattttcactaaatttttaaatttattttaaaataatatatatatatatatatatatatatatatatattacccaATTAAAAAACATTTCTAGATTTGCCATTATACATGTACAAAAAACTTACTTAGACTTAATATATTATAAGCCTTAAATATAAATATgtagattttatttattaataggtaaaatttattatatatattatgtcTTGAGTTCATAATAAATAAGGTGTAAGTATAAATTTTTCTACACGTACACTATTATTTGTTAAAGAAAAATATTGTTTCTACATCAACTTGAGAGAGGAAAAAGCTATTTTTAAGCTTGATCTTTTTGTCTAtctcaattttatcaaattttaaattttggtccaattaatttaaacttaaattagcTAATTCCCTGTGAAAATAATTAactcatatttttaattaaaaaatatttaaaaaaatcaacTTATGCATTACTTCTATAAAGGAAGgtttaatttaagtttaaattaaaaggtttgtgtaaattgaataaaaaaaactttaaataaataaaattgaacatgaaaaaaaaattgaaaggaaaaaaaaaaaacttttatccTCAACTTGAGAGTTGAGACTTGCCTTCCTTTCGGGCCTTTGCCACCGTACATGACCGGCGGAGTtgaatataaatatgtatttttgataaatatatatttatatttttttattaatttaatttgagtTACGATTTCAACTCAATTTATACTTTTCATTTCAGAAAAAGGGTTAGTTAATGAGCTTAAAATCTTAAACGAAAagcatgttaataatttaattttaattttataataaataattttttcaataacaaaaaataaattaaaaaaataccaAATCATAGATTAACCAACCATCTCTATTGTAACactctgaatttttaaataattattttatgtgtaattatataattttttattggtTTGACGGGCCCAGGAGGAGTCATATGATGTTGATGAAATATGGGTTAAGATGTGTGATTctaaaagtgttatttgaatcattTTGCAAGTTGGATAGATCCTACGTGAAGGATAAATTCTGCCGAAATTTCGATAAAATCTTAGAAACTATTTTGATTTTATGgtttaaatcaattatttaattttatcagcATTTTGATAGAAGTCAGTGTGTATGTTTAGGTGATCGGTACCAACCGTCTTCTCCTTTCAACCAGACCAGCtgcagtccagtcgactaatccgtgagtagatattgatcttATTTAcattttcaatattaatatatTTCAGACATGTTCATGCATctcttatacatatatgtatgtagtGGAATATTAAGCATACCCTGTTTTGCATTTATATTTGATGATATTGCCTTGGTTGTTGTGTTATGATaatctggagctgtgtgtgtgagtttGTGTGTATGTGATatttatggatatgggtaggaaggGTAGACGCAGCTGGAACTTGACTCGCTGTGACCTGattcttattatggataagtcggggtaggcacgactttgagttgatttcactggcccctgcatttggataataagagaaagtatgactttgagttgatctcgctggcagatgttggaactaagagagctgtgtagggggattagctccccatatatgtatgtgtAAATATGGATTTGACACGGGTATGTGAGTGCTCTAGATTGTCTTTGATATGATTTGACCTAATCTATATGGCTTGTATGAATATGATACATTTCATTTCTAAAGATGTATTAGAAttaaatagttatagaaattgtatgtaaaatcaataacttactctataagtcgaacgctcaccccAATTCACTATATTTTTCCAGAatacaggaggagttctttttcaGAGTAACATGCTCTCTTCCTCACAGGTTTATTAACagttatttatttgtaatattattttataaatttataatctagaactccgcatgtgttagcggtATTATGGATTTTGTTAGAGACAGTGTCAAATTCAATTATTGGTTTTActgaatgaaaatttttatgatatataaataatttgtgAATGGTggtaatagggttgagctgggctcccatcGCTTTAGTAACTGATAATCATCGGGTTTGGTTAACCCGacttaaaatgaaatattttatgttcattttatttacatgttgggcaTCAATTGTTGGGTATTGGTTATagatttgagaacagtaaggcttactacaggACTCGAGAGCTTTATGCTGGCTTAGGTCCTAGTACTAATCCGGCCCATGGAATCGGATCGTGACATCTATTGAATTTAATTGTTAAGTTCAGTTAATATGAGTTTCTAGATTAAACATATTAAATAATGGttaacaaaattattttttaacttcaTTATTATTTATGATAAAAACATATCATAACTGGCTAGATTTAATTTTCTCCAGTAAAAAAATTACGTGGCTTAATGGTAGACCCGGCCAAGAATTGGTTCAGAATCAAAATCGTATTGAAACTGAATCGAAATCAATTAAATTCATCTTTGACTCAAATCGTAAATGAATCAGATGGTTCTAAGTCGAATccgtcttttcttttatttaaaaattaaaaaaaatgaaaaaaattttggATCATTCAATTTGGACCTAGAATAAGTCGAAACTGAAACCGTTGGAGAGTTCATCATTCCGATGCAACTTCATCCTCTTAGGTGAACCAAAACCAGTGATCCAAGACCGATTCAAACCAAAACTAGCCTGATGACCAGGTCTACTTAATGCTATTGAACTCATCTCCAAAATTAGTTAgagtcaattatatatatatatatatatatatatatatatatatatatatatataaaacaattaTATGGCATCCCATTGGTCTAATTGGCAGGTTATCTAACATCATGATCTAGTTATCCAAATCCCATCTATATTTGTTTAGCGATTGGAGCACTTAAGAAAATGAGTTAACAAAAAAATTTTCTTAATCAAAgggaaaattaaatcattttgaaggaaaatGATTTTCTCTTCTCAAAGAAAGGAATATAAAAACActtatatatatgaaataaatacatattatttaaaaaaaaaaacacatagcATTAGTTTAACATTTCaactaaataatgaaaaatatttttataattttttaaaatatttttcatatataagttatttttctCGAAACAAATGAAGTCTAAATTAGTAATATGTTGCTTTGACTGATAagttttaatttaatagtattgaagtcatttctaaaattattaaatctcaattttgaattttaatagaaatcaattataaaataaaaaaattgttgcTTTGTTATGAGCTAGCTAGATATATAGAAAGCATATTTCCTTTTTTTAGcaagttaattattttattttgtttttgctaaaattataatgaataaaattcaaaatatatcatTCCTATATAAAAACCGAATgaaattatttttgtttttcattCTTAAACCCAAAATTGCACCAAAATGGCGATACCatccaaaataattaattattttagcatAATACACTCAAAGAATACCAACTTTATTAGAAGATAAACCCAATCCTACTTTTTTGTTAAATCCTGTTGTGTTTCCATAAAAATGATGGAATTAATTTCAGTTGATTTAATTCCAATTCGAGTTATTAAGTTTTCTTTCAATAAAAATTACttgcttattaaaattatttttgattgattgaaatttaattaatcttataattttaagaatcattttaatatttaatacaaCTTAtcctaaatattaaattaaataatcaaaTGATTCGATTAAATAGTCAAATGGTTCGATCAAATAATCAGAATGGtcaaaatatttgataaaataataTTCACCCAACAAATAGTTCGCCGTTTgaaatttttttatctaattttctATTAAAACTCTCATTGAATAATACTTTCTTAACtattaattgatttaagcattaaAGTAATTGTTTAAGAGCATGCAatctcatttttatctctttataGTCTCCCATCAACTACAGATTGATGAAAGAAGCTCATAAAAGCATCAATATTATTAAATCAAAacttattatttttatgtttaatcgAAGTTGATCGCATAAGCTAGCTAgtgtaaaatatttataattccaTGCTGATTAAGAAAAAATATATTTCatgcattttaaaaaaaaataaaaaatatataatgcaATTTATTTGTCAAATACGTAAAGGCATTGTAGTAAAAAGTGAGGAAAAACACTGTAGAATTCTCCCAACATGAATCTTTTTggcaaataataaataaaaataatctgTACCATTCGGGTACTGGTTGTCTCCAATGCCTATATAAAAATATCTAACGTCATCACAACGTCAGAACTAGCTAGGGATACCTTCAACTACAAAATGAATAATCAAAAGATCCTTGACATTGTTAGCAAACTTGCGGGTGCTGCCAACCACAAGTTTTAATAATATCTTAACTGCAAAAGTTTAGGATGAGtgtcaatttaaaaattaatattcgtaacaagtttaatttttatatttattatttaaatttatttatataaatattttaaaaaaatataatatatatttttataataatatttataaattttatatttttattttatataaaatgaaatttaaatattttataaaattattaaacttttaaaatataaattattaataaaaaataaaattttatatagattaataattaaaatatataaaattaaaaatatgaatattttttaaataataataatagatttaGATGAGTTCAAAtagttgataataaattttaattgagtttaGAATGAATtcgattttaaaaatattaatcgaaTTTCAACTTACATAGGGTGATTTTCAAGCGAGCATTCCTACATTTATcccactaaaattttaaatttactttattaaaattttaattttgcctTCAAAATAATGTTGCCTCGTTAGTttctttaaatattttattttagaagtattttaaattattaaaattttaaacttattttcactaaaattttaaaattattttaaaataatatatattacccAATCAAAAAATATTTCTAAATTTGTCATtatatacacatatacatatacagAAAAATTcatttagatttaatttattataaattttagatataaatatatgGGTCTTATTTATTTAATAAGTAAAATTCATCATATATGTAATGTTTTGAGTTCATAATGAATAAAGTCTAAGCATGAATTTTCCTACACATATATTATTATTTGTTAAAGAAAATTATTGTTTCtacatcaatttgagagaaaaaaaaaaaaaagctcatttTTGCTCTTAAACCTTTTATCCAtctcaattttatcaaattttaagtttttagcctAATTAATCCAAACCTTTGGATTTAAGCTTAAATTAGCTCATTCTGAAAGTAATTAACTCATCAcgaccaacctatgggccgggaTCAAGACTAGGACTTTGGCCAAAAAAAAAAGCCCCCAGTAGTAAGTAGCTAACTACTCATCATTTACTAACTCtcaaaggcccatttgggccaaaaaaaaaacaaaaaaaaatgaaaaaacccTACACCAGACTCTTACCTTTCTTTCACAGTTTTCATAATAATACACAATATATATAATATCAATTCTCTCATCACCTCATCATCTcaataacaataataaataaTCAATAAATCAATCCATCATCAATCCAATCCATcccatatatatattaataaataacaatattaaattatattaataa
This Hevea brasiliensis isolate MT/VB/25A 57/8 unplaced genomic scaffold, ASM3005281v1 Scaf1, whole genome shotgun sequence DNA region includes the following protein-coding sequences:
- the LOC131176330 gene encoding chalcone synthase 2, which gives rise to MTMVASVEEIRKAQRAQGPATVLAIGTATPSNCVNQADYPDYYFRITKSEHMTELKEKFKRMCDKSMIKKRYMHLNEEILKENPNMCAYWEPSLDARQDIVVVEVPKLGKEAATKAIKEWGQPKSKITHLIFCTTSGVDMPGCDYQLTKLLGLRPSVKRFMMYQQGCFAGGTVLRLAKDLAENNKGARVLVVCSEITAVTFRGPSDTHLDSLVGQALFGDGAGALIVGSDPDTSIERPLFQLVSAAQTILPDSDGAIDGHLREVGLTFHLLKDVPGLISKNIEKSLVEAFSPIGISDWNSIFWIAHPGGPAILDQVEEKLNLKPEKMRATRHVLSEYGNMSSACVLFILDEMRKKSLEEGKVTTGEGLEWGVLFGFGPGLTVETVVLHSVPTERAAH